Proteins encoded within one genomic window of Thermococcus celer Vu 13 = JCM 8558:
- a CDS encoding V-type ATP synthase subunit I, protein MFRPEEMVKIEVITLNRYKDALLTYLHENGVVEIRELNVEIAQRDSPNEYHRKAASYSITISRLADFLKAHRKSSGGGIREFIFPRETEKKRYRYRGIEELIKDVERFLSTVEPEIKAVEGRITATQTEIERIKGEIAVLELLSLIDLDVSYLRSTDMIEIVVGTVERNRFKPLVEEVTEATAKRAVIVSKELKDKVLAVFVFLRKDYEKANPILAKYSLERIEVPEGEGTPRELIRAYEEKLSEKEEELERARKDAEALAGKYYDDVVFYQELMENERDKATVLPMLARTNMTFALTGWLPRKNVPEVLEGIKRVTGGKAYINIREPTEDELDEIPIKLRNPSWARPFEMLTQMYGVPKYNEIDPTPIIAFTYSFFFGFMLTDFMYGLIIAIIAALLVKGHKKFNDGTYKFAYTLLVSSFFTMGMGVLFGSYFGNALDLAGFSVPRVWDTFRDALVVLELALAIGIAHLFTGYTVGFIVKLRNGEVKEAILDQLSWMLIILGITTLFLGTRNPAFEMPGKALFGAGLVLFVLSELKNGALAALLVISDFFGFVGSWLSYARLMALALATAGIAMVVNVLTQMVWGINIGPVPIGIVIGLVLFVGGQLFSVAINALGAFVHSLRLQYVEFFGTFYSGDGKPFEPFRAKREVSELEFEVKGGA, encoded by the coding sequence ATGTTCAGGCCCGAAGAGATGGTGAAGATCGAGGTCATAACCCTTAACAGGTACAAGGACGCCCTCCTGACGTACCTCCACGAGAACGGAGTGGTTGAGATAAGGGAGCTCAACGTTGAGATAGCCCAGAGGGACTCGCCCAACGAGTACCACAGGAAGGCCGCTTCATACTCCATAACCATCTCCCGGCTCGCCGATTTCTTGAAGGCCCACAGAAAGTCATCCGGCGGGGGAATCAGGGAGTTCATATTTCCCAGGGAGACGGAGAAAAAAAGATACCGGTACAGGGGAATCGAGGAGCTCATAAAGGACGTCGAGAGATTTCTTTCCACGGTCGAACCCGAGATAAAGGCCGTAGAGGGGAGGATAACCGCCACCCAGACGGAGATCGAGAGGATAAAGGGAGAGATAGCGGTTCTGGAGCTCCTCTCGCTCATCGACCTCGACGTTTCTTACCTCCGCTCAACCGACATGATCGAAATCGTCGTGGGAACCGTTGAGAGGAACAGGTTCAAACCCCTCGTCGAGGAGGTTACGGAGGCCACGGCAAAGCGGGCGGTCATAGTTTCAAAGGAACTGAAGGACAAAGTTCTGGCCGTTTTCGTCTTTCTGCGCAAGGATTACGAGAAGGCCAACCCTATTCTGGCCAAGTACTCCCTCGAGAGAATTGAAGTTCCCGAGGGGGAGGGAACGCCGAGGGAGCTCATCAGGGCGTACGAGGAGAAGCTAAGCGAGAAGGAGGAGGAACTCGAGAGGGCCAGGAAGGACGCGGAAGCGCTGGCCGGGAAGTACTACGATGACGTCGTCTTCTACCAGGAGCTCATGGAGAACGAGCGCGACAAGGCGACCGTCCTCCCGATGCTCGCCAGAACTAACATGACCTTCGCCCTGACCGGCTGGCTACCGAGAAAGAACGTTCCGGAGGTTCTCGAGGGCATCAAGCGGGTAACCGGCGGAAAGGCCTACATCAACATCCGGGAGCCCACGGAGGATGAACTCGACGAGATCCCGATAAAGCTGAGGAACCCATCTTGGGCCAGGCCCTTCGAGATGCTCACCCAGATGTACGGCGTCCCCAAGTACAACGAGATAGACCCCACGCCGATAATAGCCTTCACTTACTCGTTCTTCTTCGGCTTCATGCTCACCGACTTCATGTACGGCCTCATAATAGCGATAATCGCGGCCCTCCTCGTCAAGGGCCATAAGAAGTTCAACGACGGCACCTACAAGTTCGCCTACACCCTGCTCGTGAGCTCTTTCTTCACCATGGGCATGGGAGTGCTCTTCGGCAGCTACTTCGGCAACGCCCTTGACCTCGCGGGATTCAGCGTTCCGCGCGTGTGGGACACATTCAGGGACGCCCTCGTGGTGCTCGAACTGGCCCTCGCGATAGGCATAGCCCACCTCTTCACGGGCTACACCGTCGGCTTCATCGTCAAGCTCAGGAACGGCGAGGTGAAGGAAGCTATACTCGATCAGCTCTCCTGGATGCTCATAATACTCGGGATTACCACCCTGTTCCTCGGTACCAGGAATCCGGCCTTTGAGATGCCAGGAAAGGCCCTTTTCGGGGCGGGTCTGGTGCTCTTCGTGCTCAGCGAGCTCAAGAACGGTGCACTGGCGGCGCTCCTCGTGATCTCGGACTTCTTCGGCTTCGTGGGTAGCTGGCTAAGTTACGCGAGGCTCATGGCCCTCGCCCTCGCCACGGCCGGAATAGCGATGGTCGTCAACGTGCTCACCCAGATGGTGTGGGGTATAAACATCGGCCCCGTTCCGATAGGCATAGTCATTGGACTCGTACTTTTTGTCGGCGGCCAGCTGTTTTCGGTCGCCATCAACGCCCTCGGAGCGTTCGTTCACTCGCTCCGTTTGCAGTACGTTGAGTTTTTCGGTACTTTCTATTCAGGTGATGGTAAACCCTTCGAGCCCTTCAGGGCAAAAAGAGAGGTTTCCGAACTGGAGTTTGAAGTTAAAGGAGGTGCATGA
- a CDS encoding V-type ATP synthase subunit H, with translation MEEVIKRIVDAEREAEERIERAKEEARGIVLKAREEARALEKSIIEEAEKNAQSLIEKARLEGEKEAKKILEAGNSEIEELKVRATNNFERAISAGIALVRGS, from the coding sequence ATGGAGGAGGTCATCAAGCGTATTGTCGATGCGGAAAGGGAGGCGGAAGAGCGGATAGAGAGGGCCAAGGAGGAGGCCAGGGGGATAGTCCTCAAAGCCCGTGAGGAGGCCAGGGCCCTTGAAAAGAGCATAATCGAGGAGGCGGAGAAGAACGCCCAATCCCTGATCGAAAAGGCCCGCCTCGAGGGTGAGAAAGAGGCAAAGAAGATCCTCGAGGCAGGAAATTCGGAGATCGAGGAGCTCAAGGTCAGGGCTACCAACAACTTCGAGAGGGCCATCTCCGCGGGAATAGCACTCGTAAGAGGGAGCTGA